A region from the Drosophila bipectinata strain 14024-0381.07 chromosome 3R, DbipHiC1v2, whole genome shotgun sequence genome encodes:
- the LOC108128645 gene encoding progestin and adipoQ receptor family member 3 isoform X1, with translation MTPRPHEILTETELAVDESTCYIRKSAKDAAGSWIDGQLVSDTDASHQFPSDEEPNVLGHGPNYDEKLSKFKWLCNFDDAPTHLKFNPYIRRGYRTFLSNKLCLQSIFWWTNETINIWSHLAGCILFIGLTIFDLQYLRTHASLGDQVLVVCLLVCFCLCMFMSAIYHIFSCKSEEHYDFFLSVDFLGISLSLVAIYISGMYYAFWCHTFLRTLYSTIALGMFALAIAVQIPRLNVSMNAKVAVLLLWSAYGVIPLGHWAVAMGGLENELVRLMVPRIVIMYLLCLIAFVFYAAKIPERWFTGKVDFVGHSHNWWHLIIVGAFYHWHNTGLVYAEYRLNNGCSAPVLA, from the exons ATGACCCCCCGACCTCATGAGATCCTCACCGAAACGGAGCTAGCCGTCGATGAATCCACCTGCTATATTCGAAAATCGGCTAAAGATGCTGCAGGTTCCTGG ATCGATGGCCAACTGGTTTCGGACACGGATGCATCACACCAGTTTCCGTCCGACGAGGAGCCCAATGTTCTGGGGCATGGACCCAACTATGACGAGAAGCTGTCCAAGTTCAAGTGGCTCTGCAATTTCGATGAT GCCCCCACCCATTTGAAGTTCAATCCGTACATCCGACGCGGCTACCGCACATTCCTATCGAACAAGTTGTGCCTGCAGAGCATTTTCTGGTGGACCAATGAAACA ATCAATATCTGGAGCCATCTGGCCGGCTGCATCCTTTTCATCGGACTGACCATCTTCGATCTTCAATACCTGCGCACCCACGCCTCCCTCGGCGACCAGGTGCTGGTGGTGTGCCTCTTGGTCTGCTTCTGCCTCTGCATGTTCATGTCCGCCATCTACCACATCTTCTCTTGCAAATCAGAGGAGCACTACGACTTCTTCCTGTCGGTGGACTTTCTGGGAATCTCCCTCTCGCTGGTGGCCATCTATATCAGTGGGATGTACTATGCCTTCTGGTGTCACACCTTCCTAAGGACTCTGTACTCCACGATTGCTCTGGGGATGTTCGCCCTGGCCATTGCCGTGCAGATCCCCAGGCTGAATGTCTCCATGAACGCCAAGGTGGCGGTGCTCCTGCTATGGTCAGCCTATGGAGTCATCCCACTCGGTCACTGGGCAGTGGCAATGGGAGGACTAGAGAATGAGCTTGTCAGG CTGATGGTGCCCCGCATTGTCATCATGTACCTGCTCTGCCTCATCGCCTTCGTCTTCTATGCCGCCAAGATCCCGGAGCGCTGGTTCACCGGAAAAGTGGACTTTGTTGGACACTCCCACAACTGGTGGCACCTCATCATCGTGGGCGCCTTCTACCACTGGCACAACACCGGCTTGGTCTACGCCGAATACCGTCTAAATAATGGCTGCAGTGCTCCAGTCCTCGCCTGA
- the LOC108128645 gene encoding progestin and adipoQ receptor family member 3 isoform X2 codes for METTIVTTTTTTELKCFVRGSKKKDIDGQLVSDTDASHQFPSDEEPNVLGHGPNYDEKLSKFKWLCNFDDAPTHLKFNPYIRRGYRTFLSNKLCLQSIFWWTNETINIWSHLAGCILFIGLTIFDLQYLRTHASLGDQVLVVCLLVCFCLCMFMSAIYHIFSCKSEEHYDFFLSVDFLGISLSLVAIYISGMYYAFWCHTFLRTLYSTIALGMFALAIAVQIPRLNVSMNAKVAVLLLWSAYGVIPLGHWAVAMGGLENELVRLMVPRIVIMYLLCLIAFVFYAAKIPERWFTGKVDFVGHSHNWWHLIIVGAFYHWHNTGLVYAEYRLNNGCSAPVLA; via the exons ATGGAAACTACAATTGTtaccaccacaacaacaaccgaaTTGAAATGTTTTGTTCGGGGCAGCAAAAAGAAAGAT ATCGATGGCCAACTGGTTTCGGACACGGATGCATCACACCAGTTTCCGTCCGACGAGGAGCCCAATGTTCTGGGGCATGGACCCAACTATGACGAGAAGCTGTCCAAGTTCAAGTGGCTCTGCAATTTCGATGAT GCCCCCACCCATTTGAAGTTCAATCCGTACATCCGACGCGGCTACCGCACATTCCTATCGAACAAGTTGTGCCTGCAGAGCATTTTCTGGTGGACCAATGAAACA ATCAATATCTGGAGCCATCTGGCCGGCTGCATCCTTTTCATCGGACTGACCATCTTCGATCTTCAATACCTGCGCACCCACGCCTCCCTCGGCGACCAGGTGCTGGTGGTGTGCCTCTTGGTCTGCTTCTGCCTCTGCATGTTCATGTCCGCCATCTACCACATCTTCTCTTGCAAATCAGAGGAGCACTACGACTTCTTCCTGTCGGTGGACTTTCTGGGAATCTCCCTCTCGCTGGTGGCCATCTATATCAGTGGGATGTACTATGCCTTCTGGTGTCACACCTTCCTAAGGACTCTGTACTCCACGATTGCTCTGGGGATGTTCGCCCTGGCCATTGCCGTGCAGATCCCCAGGCTGAATGTCTCCATGAACGCCAAGGTGGCGGTGCTCCTGCTATGGTCAGCCTATGGAGTCATCCCACTCGGTCACTGGGCAGTGGCAATGGGAGGACTAGAGAATGAGCTTGTCAGG CTGATGGTGCCCCGCATTGTCATCATGTACCTGCTCTGCCTCATCGCCTTCGTCTTCTATGCCGCCAAGATCCCGGAGCGCTGGTTCACCGGAAAAGTGGACTTTGTTGGACACTCCCACAACTGGTGGCACCTCATCATCGTGGGCGCCTTCTACCACTGGCACAACACCGGCTTGGTCTACGCCGAATACCGTCTAAATAATGGCTGCAGTGCTCCAGTCCTCGCCTGA
- the eff gene encoding ubiquitin-conjugating enzyme E2-17 kDa has product MALKRINKELQDLGRDPPAQCSAGPVGDDLFHWQATIMGPPDSPYQGGVFFLTIHFPTDYPFKPPKVAFTTRIYHPNINSNGSICLDILRSQWSPALTISKVLLSICSLLCDPNPDDPLVPEIARIYKTDREKYNELAREWTRKYAM; this is encoded by the exons ATGGCGTTAAAAAGAATCAATAAg GAACTGCAAGATCTGGGCAGAGATCCACCTGCACAATGTTCAGCTGGTCCAGTTGGAGATGATT TATTTCACTGGCAAGCTACAATAATGGGCCCG CCGGACAGCCCTTATCAAGGAGGTGTATTCTTCTTAACTATACATTTCCCAACAGACTATCCCTTTAAACCACCCAAAGTGGCTTTTACAACGCGCATATACCATCCAAACATCAACAGCAACGGATCGATTTGTCTCGATATATTAAGATCTCAGTGGTCGCCAGCATTAACTATTTCAAAAG TCTTATTATCAATTTGCTCTCTACTCTGTGATCCTAATCCAGACGATCCGCTTGTTCCAGAGATTGCCAGAATATATAAAACTGATCGGGAAAAATACAATGAGCTGGCACGAGAGTGGACTAGAAAGTATGCTATGTGA
- the LOC108128648 gene encoding regucalcin-like, which translates to MSYKVEPLPDSVARLGEGPHWDEARQSLYYVDLETAGINRYDYKQKKIYKAKIEGETYATFILPIEGKPQEFAVGCIRRCAIVQWDGLSPVAKVVRTLFEIRPELKENRLNDAKTDPNGRFYGGTMAHGTEDFFNLWIGELYSWEKGQLKVIKDKVGLSNGLAWDTKAKKFYYADTNNFEVVGYDYNQSTGAVTNPKVVFDLRKIRPEGPLYPDGLTIDTDGNVYVATFGGSSVFKFDPSTGKILVEIKLPTSQVTSLAFGGPNLDILYVTTANISELPKPAGTIFQVTGLNAKGYPGVNLKI; encoded by the exons ATGTCGTACAAGGTTGAACCTCTGCCGGACTCAGTGGCCCGATTGGGTGAGGGACCCCACTGGGATGAGGCTCGTCAAAGCCTGTACTACGTGGACCTCGAAACGGCCGGCATCAACCGCTACGATTACAAACAGAAGAAGATCTACAAGGCCAAAATAGAGGGCGAGACGTACGCCACTTTCATCCTACCCATCGAGGGCAAGCCCCAGGAGTTCGCCGTGGGCTGCATTCGTCGGTGTGCGATCGTCCAGTGGGACGGTTTATCCCCAGTGGCCAAGGTGGTGCGCACCCTCTTTGAGATCCGGCCGGAGCTGAAGGAGAACCGACTGAATGACGCCAAGACTGATCCCAATGGACGCTTCTACGGAGGCACCATGGCCCACGGCACCGAGGACTTCTTCAACCTGTGGATTGGAGAGCTCTACAGCTGGGAGAAGGGTCAGCTGAAGGTCATCAAGGACAAGGTGGGCCTCTCCAACGGCCTGGCCTGGGACACCAAGGCCAAGAAGTTCTACTACGCCGACACCAACAACTTTGAGGTCGTGGGTTACGACTACAACCAGAGCACTGGTGCCGTTACCAACCCAAAGGTCGTCTTCGATCTGAGGAAGATCCGCCCCGAGGGTCCTCTCTATCCCGACGGCCTCACCATTGATACCGATGGCAACGTTTACGTGGCCACTTTCGGTGGTTCCTCTGTATTTAAGTTCGATCCAAG CACTGGAAAGATCCTCGTGGAGATTAAGCTTCCCACCAGCCAGGTCACCTCGCTGGCCTTCGGAGGCCCCAACTTGGACATCCTCTACGTGACGACAGCCAACATTTCCGAGCTGCCCAAGCCCGCCGGCACCATCTTCCAGGTGACGGGGCTCAACGCCAAGGGTTACCCGGGAGTCAACTTGAAGATATAG
- the LOC108128649 gene encoding regucalcin-like: MSYKVEPLPDSKARLGEGPHWDEARQSLYYVDLDSAGINRYDYNQKKIYKAKIEGEKYASFILPIEGKPQEFAVGCLRRCAIVEWDGTSPVAKVVRTLFEIRPELKDNQLNDAKADPNGRFFGGTMPHGIKDFQNVWNGELYSWEKGQLKVLKEKVGLSNGLAWDTKAKKFYYADTNNFEVESYDYDQATGAISNPKVAFDLRKIRPEGPLLPDGITVDTEGNLYVATFWGGTVFKVDPSTGKILLEITIPTSQVASVAFGGPNLDILYVTTGDITDLPKPAGTIFQVTGLNAKGYPGVSLKI; this comes from the exons ATGTCGTACAAGGTCGAACCTCTGCCTGATTCCAAGGCCCGATTGGGCGAAGGACCCCACTGGGATGAGGCTCGCCAAAGCCTGTACTACGTGGACCTCGACTCGGCCGGCATCAACCGCTACGATTATAACCAAAAGAAGATCTACAAGGCCAAGATAGAGGGCGAGAAGTATGCCTCTTTCATCCTGCCCATTGAGGGCAAGCCCCAGGAGTTCGCCGTGGGTTGCTTGCGTCGATGTGCGATCGTCGAGTGGGACGGGACCTCCCCAGTGGCCAAGGTGGTGCGCACCCTTTTCGAGATTAGGCCAGAACTGAAAGACAACCAACTAAACGATGCCAAAGCCGATCCAAACGGGCGCTTCTTTGGAGGCACTATGCCCCATGGAATCAAAGACTTCCAAAACGTGTGGAATGGAGAACTATACAGCTGGGAGAAGGGTCAGCTGAAAGTCCTCAAGGAGAAGGTGGGCCTCTCCAACGGCCTAGCCTGGGACACCAAAGCCAAAAAGTTCTACTACGCGGACACCAACAACTTTGAAGTCGAGTCCTACGACTACGACCAGGCCACTGGCGCTATTTCCAATCCAAAGGTGGCCTTTGATCTGAGGAAGATCCGCCCTGAAGGCCCTTTGTTACCCGATGGCATTACCGTCGATACTGAGGGCAACCTCTACGTGGCCACATTCTGGGGAGGCACTGTCTTTAAGGTTGATCCCAG CACTGGAAAAATCCTCCTGGAGATTACCATTCCCACCAGCCAGGTCGCCTCGGTGGCTTTTGGAGGCCCCAACCTGGATATCCTTTATGTGACGACCGGCGACATTACCGATCTGCCCAAGCCTGCTGGCACCATCTTCCAGGTGACGGGACTGAATGCCAAGGGTTACCCCGGGGTCAGTTTGAAGATCTAG
- the LOC108128647 gene encoding regucalcin-like, with the protein MSYQVEPLPDSYAQVGEGPHWCEARQSLYYVDVSSAGINRYDFQQNKIFKAKIEGEKVVSFIIPIEGRSQEFAVGCTRRCAIIQWDGLSPVAKVVRNLFEIRPELKDNRLNDAKADPNGRFFGGTMAHGIEDFLNVWNGELYSWQAGGQLNVLKEKVGLSNGLAWDTKAKKMYYSDTNNFEVESYDYDQTTGAVSNPKVAFDLRKIRPEGPMYPDGITIDTEGNIYVATFWGGTVFKVDPSSGKILLEIAIPTSQVTSVTFGGPNLDILYVTTADITDQPKPAGTVFQVTGLNSKGFPGVSLKI; encoded by the exons ATGTCGTACCAAGTGGAACCCCTGCCGGATTCTTACGCCCAAGTGGGTGAGGGCCCGCACTGGTGTGAGGCTCGGCAGAGTCTCTACTACGTGGACGTCAGCTCGGCTGGAATCAACCGCTACGACTTCCAGCAGAACAAGATCTTCAAGGCCAAAATAGAGGGGGAGAAGGTTGTGAGCTTTATAATCCCTATCGAGGGTAGATCCCAGGAGTTCGCCGTTGGCTGCACCCGTCGATGTGCGATTATTCAGTGGGATGGCTTATCCCCAGTGGCCAAGGTGGTGCGCAACCTCTTCGAGATCCGGCCAGAACTGAAAGACAACCGGCTGAATGACGCCAAAGCTGATCCCAACGGGCGCTTCTTTGGCGGCACCATGGCCCATGGAATCGAAGACTTCCTCAACGTGTGGAATGGAGAACTCTACAGCTGGCAGGCTGGAGGTCAGCTGAATGTGCTCAAGGAGAAGGTGGGCCTCTCTAACGGCCTGGCCTGGGACACCAAAGCCAAGAAGATGTACTACTCGGACACCAACAACTTTGAAGTCGAGTCCTACGACTACGACCAGACCACTGGCGCTGTTTCCAACCCAAAGGTGGCCTTTGATCTGAGGAAGATCCGCCCAGAGGGCCCTATGTACCCCGATGGCATTACCATCGATACTGAGGGCAACATCTACGTGGCCACTTTCTGGGGAGGCACTGTCTTCAAGGTCGATCCAAG CTCTGGAAAAATCCTTCTGGAGATTGCCATTCCCACCAGCCAAGTTACCTCGGTGACTTTTGGAGGCCCCAACCTGGATATCCTTTATGTGACGACCGCTGATATTACCGATCAGCCCAAGCCAGCTGGTACTGTCTTCCAGGTGACTGGACTGAATTCCAAGGGTTTCCCTGGAGTCAGTTTGAAGATATAG
- the LOC108128646 gene encoding regucalcin-like isoform X2 — MSYKVEALPDSYAQLGEGPHWDEARQSLYFVDLESAGINRYDFKQNKIYKAKIEGEKWATFILPIEGKPQQFAVGCTRRVVVVEWDSCSPVAKVKCTLFEVQADAKDNRLNDAKTDPEGRFFGGTMFDGKGDIFTQFKGQLYSWQPGGPVNVVRDQVGISNGLAFDAKAKKFYYADTNNLEVVAYDYDQSTGAICKPKVIFDMRCIRPEGPLFPDGMTIDTDGNIYVATFNGGTVFKVDPRSGKILLEIKIPTNQITSAAFGGPNLDILYVTTADKYDQPKPAGTTYQVTGLCAKGYPGVNLKLYK; from the exons atgTCATACAAGGTTGAAGCTCTGCCGGACTCGTACGCCCAGTTGGGCGAGGGCCCGCACTGGGACGAGGCCCGCCAGAGCCTCTACTTCGTGGACCTGGAATCGGCCGGCATCAACCGCTACGACTTCAAGCAAAACAAGATCTACAAGGCCAAAATAGAGGGCGAGAAGTGGGCCACCTTCATCCTGCCCATCGAGGGCAAGCCCCAGCAGTTCGCCGTGGGCTGCACCCGGCGCGTGGTGGTCGTCGAGTGGGACAGCTGCTCCCCGGTGGCCAAGGTGAAGTGCACGCTGTTCGAGGTCCAGGCAGACGCCAAGGATAACCGCCTGAACGACGCCAAGACTGATCCCGAAGGTCGTTTCTTTGGCGGCACCATGTTCGATGGCAAGGGCGACATCTTTACCCAGTTTAAGGGTCAGCTCTACAGCTGGCAGCCTGGTGGCCCGGTGAACGTGGTCAGGGACCAGGTGGGCATCTCCAATGGACTGGCCTTTGACGCCAAGGCCAAGAAGTTCTACTACGCCGACACCAACAATCTCGAGGTAGTGGCCTACGACTACGACCAGTCCACGGGCGCTATTTGCAAGCCCAAGGTCATCTTCGATATGAGGTGCATCCGTCCAGAGGGACCTCTCTTCCCCGACGGCATGACCATCGACACTGATGGCAACATCTACGTGGCCACTTTCAACGGAGGCACTGTCTTCAAGGTCGACCCAAG ATCGGGCAAGATTCTGCTGGAAATCAAGATCCCCACCAACCAGATCACCTCTGCGGCCTTCGGAGGACCCAACCTGGATATCCTTTATGTGACGACAGCCGACAAGTATGATCAGCCCAAGCCAGCGGGCACCACCTACCAAGTGACGGGGCTCTGTGCGAAGGGTTACCCGGGGGTCAATCTTAaactatataaataa